A genomic window from Fusarium falciforme chromosome 2, complete sequence includes:
- a CDS encoding Methylenetetrahydrofolate reductase, giving the protein MHIKEMLTDAERSGQPSFSFEYFPPKTAQGVQNLYDRMDRMYNLGPKFIDITWGAGGRIAELTCEMVLQAQAVYGLETCMHLTCTDMGVEKVNDALLKAYKAGCTNILALRGDPPRDQDKWTAADGGFQYARDLVKHIRSTYGNHFDIGVAGYPEGCDDNKNEDELLDHLKEKVDMGATFIVTQMFYDADNFIRWVKKVRERGVNVPILPGIMPIATYASFLRRANHMKAKIPQAWLDALEPVKNDDVAVRDIGKSLVAEMCRKLLANGIHHLHFYTMNLAQATRMVLEELNWAPSAERPLQHALPWKQSKGLGRREEDVRPIFWRNRNKSYVIRTQDWDEFPNGRWGDSRSPAFGELDAYGIGLTGTNEANRKKWGEPKTVQDIAQLFVRYLRNEIDSLPWSESPLTSEADEIRDDLVELNKRGLLTVNSQPAVNGVKSSHPVHGWGPSNGYVYQKSYLELLVHPDVFNDMISRIEGHPDLTFYAVTKDGELRSNAPSDCPNAVTWGVFPGKEIVQPTIVESISFLAWKDEAFRLGVDWAHCYDANSPSRALIDEVMNEWYLVNIVNNDFHQNGTIFELLKGLEVKDLTTPATPKSEPDVNSAEPVANGAAATAAAN; this is encoded by the exons ATGCATATCAAGGAGATGCTCACCGACGCCGAGAGGAGCGGCcagccctccttctccttcgagTACTTCCCTCCCAAAACCGCTCAGGGTGTTCAAAACCTCTACGACCGTATGGATCGCATGTACAACCTCGGCCCCAAGTTCATTGACATCACATGGGGCGCCGGAGGCCGCATCGCCGAGCTGACCTGCGAGATGGTTCTCCAGGCTCAGGCTGTTTACGGCCTCGAGACCTGTATGCACCTGACTTGCACCGACATGGGTGTTGAGAAGGTCAATGATGCCCTGCTCAAGGCTTACAAGGCCGGCTGCACCAACATTCTCGCTCTCCGTGGCGATCCCCCTCGAGACCAGGACAAGTGGACCGCCGCCGACGGTGGCTTCCAATACGCTCGCGACCTTGTGAAGCACATCCGCAGCACCTACGGCAACCACTTCGACATTGGTGTCGCTGGCTACCCCGAGGGCTgcgacgacaacaagaacgaggacgagctccttgaccacctcaaggagaaggtcgaCATGGGTGCCACCTTCATCGTCACCCAGATGTTCTACGACGCCGACAACTTTATTCGCTGGGTGAAGAAGGTTCGCGAGCGCGGTGTCAACGTCCCAATTCTCCCCGGAATTATGCCCATTGCCACATACGCCAGCTTCCTCCGAAGAGCCAACCACATGAAGGCCAAGATCCCCCAAGCTTGGCTCGACGCCCTTGAGCCTGTCAAGAACGACGACGTTGCTGTCCGAGACATTGGTAAGAGCCTTGTCGCTGAAATGTGCCGCAAGCTGCTCGCCAATGGCATTCACCATCTTCATTTCTACACCATGAACCTCGCCCAGGCCACACGCATggtcctcgaggagctcaactGGGCTCCCTCGGCTGAGCGTCCCCTCCAGCATGCCCTGCCATGGAAGCAATCCAAGGGTCTTGGTCGCCGCGAGGAGGATGTGCGACCCATTTTCTGGCGGAACCGCAACAAGTCATATGTCATTCGTACTCAGGACTGGGATGAATTTCCCAACGGTCGATGGGGTGACTCTCGCTCTCCCGCCTTTGGAGAGCTGGACGCTTACGGCATTGGCTTGACGGGCACAAACGAGGCGAACCGCAAGAAGTGGGGTGAGCCCAAGACGGTCCAGGACATTGCCCAGCTCTTTGTCCGCTATCTCCGCAACGAGATCGACTCTCTTCCCTGGAGTGAATCGCCCCTCACCAGCGAGGCTGATGAGATCCGAGATGACCTCGTGGAACTCAACAAGCGTGGCCTCCTGACTGTGAACTCGCAGCCTGCTGTCAACGGCGTCAAGTCTTCTCACCCGGTCCACGGTTGGGGTCCCTCCAACGGTTACGTCTACCAAAAGTCGTACCTGGAGTTGCTCGTCCACCCTGATGTCTTCAATGACATGATCAGCCGGATCGAGGGCCACCCTGACCTTACCTTCTATGCTGTCACCAAGGATGGTGAACTCCGCTCCAACGCACCCTCAGACTGCCCCAACGCTGTCACCTGGGGTGTGTTCCCTGGAAAGGAGATTGTGCAGCCAACCATCGTGGAGAGCATTAGTTTCCTCGCCTGGAAGGATGAGGCTTTCCGACTGGGAGTTGACTGGGCTCACTGTTATGATGCCAACTCCCCCAGCAGGGCTCTTATCGACGAAGTCATGAATGAGTGGTACCTGGTTAATATCG TGAACAACGACTTCCACCAGAACGGAACCATCTTTGAACTCCTCAAGGgcctcgaggtcaaggacctGACGACTCCTGCCACTCCCAAGTCTGAGCCTGATGTCAACAGCGCTGAGCCCGTTGCCAACGGTGCGGCGGCTACCGCCGCTGCGAACTAG